A genomic segment from Microbulbifer elongatus encodes:
- a CDS encoding AI-2E family transporter produces the protein MYAIVKGWVNRYFGQEEVVLLVLLLLAAMIVLATLGGVLAPVLAALVIAFLMQGMVQRLESWKVPHWLSVTIACLVLVGTIVGLLFVVMPIIWRQTARLFAELPNMIASGQDLLILLPEQYPRLVTAQQIDEIFNTIGSELGNLGQTVLTFSLANIPVLAAVLIYLVVVPILVFFFLKDSNKLLGWCASFLPHQRPMLRQIWYEMNDQVANYVRGKVIEIAIVAVVSYIAFLLLGVNYALLLAVAVGLSVLIPYIGAAVVTIPVAAIGLFQWGWSSEFFWLMFAYGMIQLLDGNVLVPILFSEAVNLHPVAIILAVLVFGGIWGFWGVFFAIPLATLAKAILNAWPTSEHQKEWARGTSGSSIEEH, from the coding sequence ATGTATGCGATTGTAAAGGGGTGGGTAAATCGCTATTTCGGTCAGGAAGAAGTGGTACTGCTGGTACTGCTGCTGTTGGCCGCCATGATCGTCCTCGCCACGCTCGGCGGTGTGCTCGCACCGGTGCTTGCAGCGCTGGTGATTGCCTTTTTGATGCAGGGTATGGTGCAGCGGCTGGAGTCGTGGAAAGTCCCCCACTGGTTGTCGGTGACCATCGCCTGCCTGGTGCTGGTGGGCACCATTGTCGGCCTGTTGTTTGTAGTGATGCCGATTATCTGGCGCCAGACCGCGCGGTTGTTCGCGGAACTCCCGAATATGATCGCCAGCGGCCAGGACCTGCTGATTCTGTTGCCAGAGCAGTACCCACGGCTGGTTACTGCCCAGCAGATCGACGAGATTTTCAACACCATCGGCAGTGAGCTGGGCAACCTGGGGCAGACGGTGCTGACTTTTTCCCTGGCCAATATCCCGGTACTGGCGGCGGTACTGATCTATCTGGTGGTGGTGCCGATTCTGGTGTTCTTCTTTCTCAAGGACTCCAACAAGCTGCTGGGCTGGTGTGCGTCCTTCCTGCCCCACCAGCGTCCGATGCTGCGCCAGATCTGGTATGAAATGAATGATCAGGTGGCCAACTACGTGCGCGGCAAGGTGATTGAAATCGCTATTGTGGCGGTGGTGAGCTACATCGCCTTTCTATTGCTGGGGGTGAATTACGCGCTGCTGCTGGCGGTTGCGGTGGGCCTGTCGGTACTCATTCCCTATATCGGCGCGGCGGTGGTCACCATTCCGGTGGCCGCCATCGGCCTCTTTCAGTGGGGGTGGAGCAGCGAGTTTTTCTGGCTGATGTTTGCCTACGGCATGATCCAGTTGCTGGACGGCAACGTGCTGGTACCGATTCTGTTCTCCGAAGCCGTCAATCTGCATCCGGTGGCGATTATCCTCGCGGTACTGGTATTTGGCGGTATTTGGGGATTCTGGGGCGTGTTCTTTGCGATTCCCCTGGCGACCCTGGCCAAGGCCATCCTCAATGCCTGGCCCACCAGCGAGCATCAGAAGGAGTGGGCGCGGGGAACGTCGGGCAGCAGCATCGAAGAGCACTGA
- a CDS encoding marine proteobacterial sortase target protein has product MNRPFFHAPRIERDLLILPTDEYYRRRYRKNRTGSWMLLVVTALAVLLAALGANGAKASEGVNTEYEPITLDDAGSGDLLFSGDVPGQYVPAIHLGTEVDIRVRGLVAEVHIQQFFSNTSNDWQEAVYVLPLPENAAVNGMEIVVGERRIVGKVREREAAKKVYRQAKAEGKRAALLEQQRPNLFTSRVANIAPGEKVAVEIRYLQTLRFDSGQFSLRLPSTLTPRYMPGTPMASQQDVALNAHGWSLPTDQVPDADRISPTMVPMPELQARGSHQMSIAIDLGMGLPLADIFSPYHEINFHRQSDHQYQIELKEGSVPMDRDFALHWRPQTSAMPSAAVFAEQSVDASAQYLQLLLLPPHQSAATQKLPREVVYVVDTSGSMSGVSIRQAKESLLLALSRLDAADRFNVIEFNSRHRSFYPRPVAATPGNIQRARDWVESLEATGGTEMAPALKEALSQQLDEQAGELVRQVIFITDGAVGNERALFEIVRQRLGQVRLFTVGIGSAPNSFFMTKAAEFGRGSFVQIGDLGEVQTKMGQLFEKLENPLVTDLQVEWPQGIKVETYPKQLPDLYRGEPVRLVARVEGQQLGNPSSGEVVVSGRLAGKRFSRTISLGQLAVDRGGREIGSLWARSKIGALRDEQQQRGPLTSSTREGEKAEDPIKQEIIGLALAYQLASPYTSFVAVEETPVRPASERLKSHGVPNAVAQGQVLQRMTYPSTATGVYGQLLTALLLLGLGGALRVRAQVVRAARRILRRCIPDVRCCRTHLDQFLARRLTVAALKYREAPVRTGNARPVEV; this is encoded by the coding sequence GTGAACCGACCCTTTTTCCACGCGCCACGCATCGAGCGCGATCTGCTGATACTCCCCACCGATGAATACTACCGGCGCCGCTACCGCAAAAATCGCACCGGCAGCTGGATGTTGCTGGTGGTTACCGCACTTGCGGTGTTGCTCGCGGCGCTCGGAGCCAACGGAGCCAAGGCATCAGAGGGCGTGAATACAGAATACGAACCGATAACGCTGGACGATGCCGGCAGCGGTGACCTTCTGTTTTCTGGCGATGTGCCGGGTCAGTATGTGCCGGCGATTCACCTGGGTACCGAAGTGGATATTCGCGTGCGTGGGCTGGTGGCCGAGGTGCATATCCAGCAGTTCTTTTCCAATACCAGCAACGACTGGCAGGAGGCGGTGTACGTGTTGCCGCTGCCGGAAAATGCCGCGGTCAACGGAATGGAAATCGTCGTCGGCGAGCGCCGCATTGTGGGCAAGGTACGGGAGCGGGAAGCCGCGAAAAAGGTCTACCGGCAGGCGAAGGCGGAGGGCAAACGCGCCGCACTTCTGGAGCAGCAGCGCCCCAATCTGTTCACCAGCCGGGTTGCGAATATTGCACCGGGTGAAAAGGTAGCGGTGGAAATCCGCTACCTGCAAACACTGCGCTTTGACAGCGGCCAGTTCAGCCTGCGCCTGCCCAGTACACTCACCCCGCGCTATATGCCCGGTACGCCCATGGCCTCGCAACAGGATGTAGCATTAAATGCGCACGGCTGGTCGCTGCCCACTGATCAGGTCCCTGATGCGGATCGGATTTCCCCCACCATGGTGCCCATGCCCGAGCTGCAAGCGCGCGGCAGCCACCAGATGTCCATTGCCATCGATCTCGGTATGGGATTGCCTCTGGCGGATATTTTCAGCCCCTATCATGAAATCAATTTTCATCGCCAGAGTGACCACCAGTATCAAATCGAACTGAAAGAGGGTTCCGTTCCCATGGATCGGGACTTTGCCCTGCATTGGCGGCCGCAAACATCCGCCATGCCATCCGCGGCAGTTTTTGCGGAGCAATCTGTCGATGCTTCCGCGCAATATCTCCAGTTGTTGCTGCTGCCTCCACACCAGTCTGCGGCCACACAAAAGCTGCCGCGTGAGGTGGTCTATGTGGTGGACACATCCGGGTCCATGAGTGGCGTTTCCATTCGGCAGGCAAAGGAGAGTCTGTTGTTGGCGCTGTCCCGGCTGGACGCTGCGGATCGCTTCAACGTGATTGAATTCAACAGTCGCCACCGCTCTTTTTATCCCCGTCCGGTAGCCGCGACCCCCGGTAATATCCAGCGCGCGCGGGACTGGGTGGAGTCCCTCGAGGCGACCGGCGGCACCGAGATGGCTCCCGCATTGAAGGAAGCGCTTTCCCAACAGCTGGACGAGCAGGCCGGCGAACTGGTGCGGCAGGTCATATTTATTACCGATGGCGCTGTAGGCAATGAGCGCGCGCTGTTTGAAATCGTGCGCCAGCGACTTGGTCAGGTGCGCCTGTTTACCGTAGGCATAGGTTCCGCACCCAACAGTTTCTTTATGACCAAGGCTGCGGAGTTTGGCCGCGGCAGTTTTGTGCAGATTGGCGATCTCGGTGAAGTACAGACCAAAATGGGCCAGCTTTTTGAAAAGCTGGAAAATCCACTGGTCACCGATCTCCAGGTGGAATGGCCGCAGGGCATCAAGGTAGAAACCTATCCAAAGCAGCTGCCGGACCTGTATCGTGGCGAACCGGTGCGGCTGGTGGCACGGGTTGAGGGCCAGCAACTGGGTAATCCTTCCAGTGGTGAAGTCGTGGTCAGCGGCCGCCTGGCGGGCAAGCGATTTTCCCGGACTATTTCTCTGGGCCAATTGGCCGTCGATAGAGGCGGGCGTGAAATTGGCAGCCTGTGGGCACGCTCGAAAATAGGTGCGCTGCGTGATGAGCAGCAACAGCGTGGCCCGCTGACGTCGTCAACAAGAGAGGGCGAAAAGGCCGAAGACCCGATCAAGCAGGAAATTATTGGCCTCGCACTGGCCTATCAGCTTGCCAGCCCTTACACCAGCTTTGTTGCGGTCGAGGAAACGCCCGTGCGTCCGGCTTCAGAGCGCTTGAAGTCTCATGGTGTGCCTAACGCCGTAGCGCAAGGACAGGTGCTGCAGCGTATGACCTATCCCTCAACCGCTACCGGCGTTTACGGTCAACTGCTGACGGCACTGCTGCTACTGGGATTGGGCGGCGCGCTGCGTGTTCGCGCACAAGTGGTGCGCGCTGCTCGCCGCATACTGCGTCGGTGCATACCGGACGTGCGCTGCTGCCGGACTCACCTCGATCAGTTTCTGGCGCGACGTCTGACGGTTGCTGCATTGAAATACCGCGAAGCGCCTGTACGCACCGGCAATGCCCGCCCGGTGGAGGTTTGA
- a CDS encoding sulfurtransferase TusA family protein — MTTTTQQATQRQDVHWEDALRVDARGLPCPQPLLAMRRALKELAPGALLHLIATDPASQRDIRSFCDLSGVPLARVETDGESFHFWLRQI; from the coding sequence ATGACCACGACCACACAACAGGCCACACAGCGCCAGGATGTCCATTGGGAGGATGCCTTAAGGGTAGATGCCCGCGGGCTTCCCTGCCCGCAGCCTCTGCTCGCCATGCGCCGTGCATTGAAGGAATTGGCGCCGGGAGCGCTGTTGCACCTGATTGCCACCGATCCGGCATCGCAGCGGGATATTCGCAGCTTTTGCGATCTGAGTGGTGTACCTTTGGCGCGTGTCGAAACGGATGGCGAGTCCTTCCATTTCTGGTTGCGGCAGATTTAA
- a CDS encoding S8 family serine peptidase, which produces MKVKTLATVIASAICASSVAAAVASHAPPGIQQIRAAQLDDLAQPSAQQQQHNPVLTQPRRPGGVNQQIRPASAEDKFAQEPPRSGEDVYIIRLQDLPVATYDGRVKGYAATSKSVLRAEAEQGLLAVPRGPRGLETVQQNRAVGYKNYLMDKQQAVVQEARALGVKRAPRLQFTDAINGFTMAMTQAQAKEMAKLPQVAFVQRSDMLQLHTDRGPEFIGADKIWNGETSASSLEQKGEGMIVGILDTGINTDHVSFADVGDDGYDHTNPWGSGNYVGDCAAGTSTCNDKLIGVWSWPFITDTYEGVRPASGEDYNGHGSHTASTAAGNVVHNVPYLGGTPSVGDGIPTGFEFEQAAGVAPHANIISYQVCFPDHRGCPSEVMLKAIDQAIQDGVDVINFSIGGGDRFPWEDATAMAFLSAREAGISVAASAGNAGKGFYTLSHTAPWYTVVAASTTDRVMDVTANRIEMSGGATTPPSFWVSETDPKSDDIAGFSQGSVTGTPVLAADFGDEMCLNEFAADTFTSDQIVICKRGQNARVDKAFNVQAGGAGGFILYNDSYPGMSNEETQVYDDIYPLPGLHIKSYPGTKLVNWVNDGGTDHSITITGGSITRTLDESAGDLLADFSSRGPATHFTGSLAPHISAPGVNILAAYADEQPFTGGLAKDWTMISGTSMASPHVAGALTLVRQAHPDWTAAEVQSALLMTAAQTVREPIDAYNDPRPAHTYRAGAGRIDVAAAVDAGLVMDETAANFEFANPKNGGDVNQLNLPQLVDNNCRRNCSWIRTVRATRDGNWTVSNGDWTYDVWNSGEGERPVQGAKIAAFPSSFSLKAGETQTIVFRADLTDVQWEWNGVLDVEDQPEVEMWSEVRFESTDSSIPDAHWPVSINFDRAGLPSMVNVEVHRDNGSYHVKDLPLPAMNSIAYRGYTPVKAEVEEVTLPQDNNHYPIYMDGDHGPGHTRVTMLEVPENTARLVVEVLENVSGPGWNEAKRRYLDGWATVFIGRDADADGEVDIDTELLCASSTQIELNYCSITNPDAGSYWVMVENVRMKAADNTEYDGFELVDTYKVATAIVPADAGGLQVEGPTSTDGSKAVGVDLSWALSDLKEGDVAYAGFDIGTSNAPGSVGFVPVKLTRGADDVSITTSQTQAIGGDIIDVSVHVLENNSGIDREIDLISQMPEGLTLVEGSVKINNPRMRDNLTVDGDLIRVNGVQENSGDWKPDYEITTSETDQMCRTPNYGGASNGGFIGLFQNYGFIPEIGGNATDFVNPEFQIQLSRFWGENATINLFNNKEYRSYPSLVVSPQGYVALEAQYDSAAHIAHREFPYYSAPYTPFVGAFWRGTVNSQSWFGANVDALGTPLNQVANKTEGSGIALAWAQDPENNINDIIIEWVNARTQNLDIGWSGGTLNSEKSDRYNFNLIVHEGYRYGEGEYEFTMAYGDLDFAGEPGGGSIGLHGHYGPLDVQGYPFYFKQEVGKSFAHNDLDSRLKKDLVVCYDYVGPESTQFDLSFQVRVAETAAGQDLELAFVSDIDGMAQEVKSQIIVVPSNLTLVEIADQTTAENTPVEIEVIYIDKDQAPNLISVSGEHISATVSGHASGSVITITPESNWYGETEVTVTVADEQVPADKSSQSFMMTVASDGEEPGCTDIEADNYDENATVDDESCTYPEPEPQPEPEPKPEEPKKKRKGGSTGTFLLGLLAMLGLARRFRVIR; this is translated from the coding sequence TTGAAAGTTAAAACCCTCGCAACGGTCATCGCCTCTGCGATCTGCGCCAGCAGTGTCGCGGCGGCGGTCGCCAGTCACGCCCCACCGGGGATACAGCAGATTCGAGCCGCCCAGCTCGACGATCTCGCCCAGCCATCCGCTCAACAACAGCAGCACAACCCCGTGCTAACGCAACCGCGTCGACCGGGCGGCGTAAACCAGCAGATTCGCCCGGCTTCAGCCGAAGACAAATTTGCCCAGGAACCACCGCGCAGTGGCGAGGATGTGTACATCATTCGCCTGCAGGATCTGCCGGTCGCCACCTACGACGGTCGCGTTAAGGGCTACGCCGCTACCTCGAAGAGCGTGCTGCGCGCCGAAGCGGAACAGGGCCTACTCGCGGTACCGCGCGGCCCCCGTGGACTGGAGACCGTCCAGCAGAACCGCGCCGTTGGCTATAAAAATTATCTTATGGACAAGCAGCAGGCGGTGGTACAGGAAGCCCGCGCCCTGGGCGTGAAGCGCGCCCCGCGCCTGCAGTTCACCGACGCCATCAACGGCTTCACCATGGCGATGACCCAGGCGCAGGCGAAGGAAATGGCGAAGCTGCCGCAAGTAGCCTTCGTGCAACGCTCCGATATGCTGCAACTGCACACCGACCGCGGTCCGGAATTTATCGGTGCGGACAAGATCTGGAACGGTGAGACCAGTGCCAGCAGCCTGGAGCAGAAAGGCGAAGGCATGATCGTCGGTATCCTGGATACCGGTATCAACACCGACCACGTTTCCTTCGCTGACGTGGGTGACGACGGCTATGACCACACCAACCCCTGGGGCAGTGGCAATTACGTAGGCGACTGTGCCGCCGGCACATCCACCTGTAACGATAAACTGATCGGCGTGTGGAGCTGGCCGTTTATCACCGACACCTATGAGGGTGTGCGCCCGGCCAGCGGTGAAGACTACAACGGTCATGGCAGCCACACTGCCAGTACCGCCGCCGGTAACGTGGTGCACAATGTGCCCTACCTGGGCGGCACGCCGAGCGTCGGCGACGGTATTCCCACCGGCTTCGAATTCGAACAGGCAGCCGGTGTCGCCCCCCACGCCAACATCATTTCCTACCAGGTCTGCTTCCCGGATCACCGCGGCTGTCCCAGCGAGGTCATGCTGAAGGCAATCGACCAGGCCATCCAGGACGGCGTTGACGTTATCAACTTCTCCATCGGCGGTGGCGATCGCTTCCCCTGGGAAGACGCCACGGCCATGGCCTTCCTGTCCGCGCGTGAAGCGGGTATTTCCGTAGCGGCGTCCGCCGGCAACGCGGGCAAGGGCTTCTACACCCTGTCCCACACCGCACCCTGGTACACCGTGGTGGCCGCGAGCACCACTGACCGCGTGATGGACGTTACCGCCAACAGAATCGAGATGAGCGGCGGCGCCACTACGCCCCCGTCTTTCTGGGTCAGCGAGACAGACCCCAAGAGCGACGACATCGCCGGCTTCTCTCAGGGCAGCGTCACCGGCACACCGGTACTCGCCGCGGATTTCGGCGATGAAATGTGCCTGAACGAGTTTGCTGCCGATACCTTTACCAGCGATCAGATCGTGATCTGTAAACGCGGCCAGAACGCCCGCGTCGACAAGGCCTTCAACGTACAGGCTGGCGGCGCCGGCGGTTTTATTCTGTACAACGACTCCTACCCCGGTATGAGCAATGAAGAGACCCAGGTCTACGACGATATCTACCCACTGCCGGGTCTGCATATCAAAAGCTACCCGGGTACCAAACTGGTCAACTGGGTCAACGATGGCGGCACCGATCACAGCATCACCATCACCGGTGGCAGCATTACCCGCACCCTGGATGAAAGTGCCGGCGACCTGCTCGCGGACTTCTCCTCCCGCGGCCCGGCCACCCACTTCACCGGCAGCCTGGCACCGCACATCAGCGCACCCGGCGTGAATATTCTCGCTGCCTACGCCGATGAGCAGCCGTTCACCGGTGGCCTCGCCAAAGACTGGACCATGATCAGTGGCACCTCCATGGCTAGCCCCCATGTGGCCGGTGCCCTGACCCTGGTGCGCCAGGCGCACCCGGACTGGACCGCAGCCGAAGTGCAATCCGCACTGCTGATGACCGCAGCACAGACCGTGCGCGAACCCATCGACGCCTATAACGACCCACGCCCGGCCCATACCTACCGCGCCGGTGCCGGTCGCATCGATGTGGCCGCCGCCGTCGACGCCGGTCTGGTGATGGACGAAACCGCAGCCAACTTTGAATTCGCCAACCCGAAAAATGGCGGCGATGTAAATCAGTTGAACCTGCCACAACTGGTGGATAACAACTGCCGTCGCAACTGTTCCTGGATACGTACCGTGCGCGCCACCCGCGACGGCAACTGGACCGTGAGCAACGGCGACTGGACCTACGATGTATGGAATTCCGGCGAGGGTGAACGGCCGGTTCAGGGCGCAAAAATCGCGGCCTTCCCGTCGAGCTTCAGCCTGAAAGCGGGTGAGACCCAGACCATCGTATTCCGCGCCGATCTGACCGACGTACAGTGGGAATGGAACGGCGTACTCGACGTCGAGGATCAGCCGGAAGTGGAAATGTGGAGTGAAGTGCGCTTCGAATCCACCGATAGCAGCATCCCGGATGCCCACTGGCCGGTTTCGATCAATTTCGACCGCGCCGGCCTGCCGAGCATGGTGAATGTCGAAGTCCATCGCGACAACGGCAGCTACCATGTGAAAGATCTGCCTCTGCCGGCGATGAACAGCATCGCCTACCGCGGCTATACCCCGGTAAAAGCCGAGGTCGAGGAAGTTACCCTGCCCCAGGATAACAACCACTACCCCATTTACATGGATGGAGACCACGGGCCGGGCCACACCCGTGTGACCATGCTCGAGGTGCCGGAAAACACGGCACGCCTGGTGGTCGAAGTACTGGAAAATGTCAGCGGACCGGGCTGGAACGAGGCCAAGCGACGCTACCTCGACGGGTGGGCCACCGTGTTCATCGGCCGTGATGCGGACGCTGATGGTGAAGTGGATATTGACACTGAACTGCTGTGCGCCTCGTCTACCCAGATCGAGCTCAACTACTGCAGCATTACCAATCCGGATGCCGGCAGCTACTGGGTAATGGTCGAAAACGTCCGCATGAAGGCAGCAGACAACACCGAGTACGACGGCTTCGAACTGGTGGACACCTACAAAGTCGCCACTGCCATTGTGCCCGCCGATGCAGGAGGCCTGCAGGTTGAAGGGCCGACCAGCACCGACGGCAGCAAAGCCGTAGGTGTGGATCTGAGCTGGGCCCTGAGCGATCTCAAAGAAGGTGACGTAGCCTATGCAGGCTTCGATATCGGCACCTCCAATGCTCCCGGCAGTGTGGGCTTCGTACCGGTCAAACTGACCCGCGGCGCCGACGATGTCAGCATTACCACCAGCCAGACCCAGGCGATCGGTGGCGACATCATCGATGTCTCGGTGCATGTACTGGAAAACAACTCCGGTATCGACCGCGAGATCGACCTGATCAGCCAGATGCCGGAAGGCCTGACCCTGGTGGAAGGCTCGGTGAAGATCAACAACCCGCGCATGCGCGACAATCTCACCGTGGATGGCGATCTCATCCGCGTGAACGGCGTGCAGGAAAATTCCGGCGACTGGAAACCCGATTACGAAATCACTACCAGTGAAACGGACCAGATGTGTCGCACGCCCAACTACGGTGGCGCCAGCAACGGTGGCTTTATTGGCCTGTTCCAGAACTACGGTTTCATTCCGGAGATTGGTGGTAATGCCACCGACTTTGTGAACCCGGAATTCCAGATTCAGCTGAGCCGCTTCTGGGGCGAGAACGCGACTATCAACCTGTTTAACAACAAGGAATACCGCTCCTATCCCTCGCTGGTAGTGTCACCCCAGGGCTACGTCGCGCTGGAAGCTCAGTACGATAGTGCTGCGCATATCGCGCACAGGGAATTCCCCTACTACTCCGCACCCTATACGCCTTTTGTCGGGGCATTCTGGAGAGGTACGGTAAATTCCCAGAGCTGGTTCGGTGCCAACGTCGATGCACTCGGCACACCGCTGAATCAGGTAGCCAATAAAACCGAAGGTTCCGGTATCGCACTGGCCTGGGCCCAGGACCCGGAAAATAATATCAACGATATTATTATCGAGTGGGTCAACGCCCGTACCCAGAACCTCGATATCGGCTGGTCTGGGGGTACCCTGAACAGCGAGAAGTCTGACCGTTACAACTTCAACCTGATCGTGCACGAAGGCTACCGCTACGGCGAGGGTGAATACGAATTTACCATGGCCTACGGTGACCTGGATTTTGCCGGCGAGCCCGGTGGTGGTTCTATCGGCCTGCACGGCCACTACGGCCCGCTGGATGTTCAGGGCTATCCGTTCTACTTCAAGCAGGAAGTCGGCAAGAGCTTTGCCCACAACGACCTGGACAGCAGACTGAAGAAAGATCTCGTGGTCTGCTACGACTACGTAGGTCCGGAATCCACCCAGTTTGACCTGAGCTTCCAGGTGCGTGTGGCGGAAACTGCGGCCGGGCAGGATCTGGAGCTGGCCTTCGTCAGTGATATCGACGGTATGGCCCAGGAAGTGAAGAGCCAGATCATCGTGGTACCGAGCAACCTGACTCTGGTAGAGATCGCCGACCAGACCACTGCGGAAAACACCCCGGTGGAAATTGAAGTGATCTATATCGATAAGGACCAGGCGCCAAACCTGATCTCCGTGAGCGGCGAACACATTTCCGCGACGGTTTCCGGTCACGCATCCGGCTCCGTGATTACCATCACCCCGGAAAGCAACTGGTATGGTGAGACCGAAGTGACGGTAACCGTTGCCGACGAGCAGGTACCTGCCGACAAGTCGAGCCAGTCGTTCATGATGACGGTGGCGTCCGACGGTGAAGAGCCGGGGTGTACCGATATTGAAGCGGACAACTACGACGAAAATGCCACGGTAGATGACGAAAGCTGTACTTATCCGGAACCGGAGCCTCAGCCGGAACCAGAACCTAAGCCAGAAGAACCCAAGAAGAAACGGAAAGGCGGTTCCACCGGTACTTTCCTGCTTGGACTTCTTGCCATGCTCGGACTGGCTCGTCGTTTTCGTGTGATTCGCTAA
- a CDS encoding class GN sortase, protein MMALRILKHWLPVILMGAGIWQLGSGGWILAKAELAQYLISDAWHRQLASGEIHKPWPWADTWPVAQIKMGEDKPLMVLRGTSGQALAFGPGMLDGAGEPGKLLAPRTTVVAAHRDTHFKNLDKLQPGHVIQLQDQSGRWHSFRVNGTKVVDSEKERLPIVAAPDLLLVTCYPFNAMRAGGPLRYLVHAEYVEPEPRGQTSTVHL, encoded by the coding sequence ATGATGGCGCTGCGGATTCTGAAACACTGGCTGCCGGTTATTCTGATGGGCGCGGGTATCTGGCAACTGGGTAGCGGCGGCTGGATTCTGGCCAAAGCCGAACTGGCCCAGTATCTGATCAGCGATGCCTGGCACCGACAGCTGGCCAGTGGCGAAATCCATAAGCCTTGGCCCTGGGCGGATACATGGCCGGTGGCACAAATAAAAATGGGAGAGGATAAACCGCTGATGGTATTGCGCGGTACCAGTGGACAGGCGCTGGCGTTTGGCCCGGGTATGCTGGATGGTGCGGGCGAACCCGGGAAGTTATTAGCACCGCGCACGACCGTGGTTGCGGCGCACCGGGATACCCACTTCAAAAATCTCGATAAGTTGCAGCCGGGCCATGTGATTCAACTTCAGGATCAAAGCGGACGCTGGCACAGCTTCCGAGTCAATGGGACAAAAGTGGTTGATAGCGAAAAAGAACGTTTGCCCATCGTTGCCGCGCCGGACCTGCTGCTAGTGACCTGTTATCCGTTTAACGCGATGCGCGCTGGTGGGCCTTTGCGCTATCTGGTGCACGCTGAATATGTAGAGCCGGAACCCAGGGGGCAGACGTCGACCGTACATCTGTAA
- a CDS encoding phosphoribosylaminoimidazolesuccinocarboxamide synthase, with translation MSLADKVLAVNNDLPIRTDKPVHSGKVRSVYWLTEADSARLIREKDYPVAADAPLAVMVISDRMSAFDCIWKGENGLRGVPGKGAALNAVANHWFKLFKEQGLADSHILDIPHPAVWIVQKARPVMIEAIARQYITGSMWRAYSKGEREFCGIQLPDGLDKDQKLPELLITPSTKGILKGIPGVPEADDVNITRRNIEENFAAFHFSTIEDIALYEALLKEGFDVISTALEKLDQVFVDTKFEFGYVTDADGNEKMIYMDEVGTPDSSRIWDGAEYRNGRVVENSKEGFRQALLNHFPDPDILLNKERFGERVALARDNELPESMLMDVSNTYVGIAEKIIGDKLVISDNPKAEIVQVLRDEYGLID, from the coding sequence ATGAGCCTTGCTGACAAAGTCCTGGCGGTAAACAACGACCTGCCCATCCGTACCGATAAGCCCGTGCACAGCGGCAAGGTCCGCTCCGTGTACTGGCTGACGGAAGCCGACAGCGCTCGCCTGATCAGGGAGAAAGATTACCCGGTGGCGGCCGATGCGCCACTGGCGGTCATGGTGATTTCCGATCGCATGTCCGCTTTCGACTGCATCTGGAAAGGCGAGAATGGTCTGCGTGGTGTACCCGGCAAGGGGGCGGCGCTGAATGCGGTGGCCAACCACTGGTTCAAACTGTTCAAGGAGCAGGGACTGGCGGACAGTCATATTCTGGATATCCCACACCCGGCGGTGTGGATCGTACAGAAAGCCCGCCCGGTGATGATCGAAGCTATTGCCCGCCAGTATATTACCGGCTCCATGTGGCGCGCCTACAGCAAGGGCGAGCGGGAGTTCTGCGGCATACAGCTACCCGATGGCCTGGACAAAGACCAGAAGCTGCCGGAGCTGCTGATCACCCCCTCCACCAAAGGGATTCTCAAGGGGATCCCGGGCGTCCCGGAGGCGGACGATGTAAATATCACCCGCCGCAACATTGAAGAAAACTTCGCCGCCTTCCATTTCAGTACTATTGAAGACATCGCCCTCTACGAAGCCCTGTTGAAAGAAGGTTTCGACGTTATATCCACAGCACTGGAGAAACTGGATCAGGTGTTTGTCGATACCAAGTTCGAGTTTGGCTACGTGACCGATGCCGACGGCAACGAGAAAATGATCTACATGGATGAGGTGGGTACGCCGGATTCTTCCCGTATCTGGGACGGCGCCGAGTATCGCAATGGCCGGGTTGTGGAAAACTCCAAAGAGGGGTTTCGCCAGGCTCTGCTCAATCATTTCCCCGACCCGGATATCCTGCTGAACAAGGAGCGCTTTGGCGAGCGTGTTGCGTTGGCCCGGGATAACGAGCTGCCTGAATCCATGCTGATGGATGTCTCAAATACCTATGTAGGGATTGCGGAAAAGATTATCGGTGACAAGCTGGTAATCTCCGACAACCCCAAAGCGGAGATTGTGCAGGTGCTGCGGGACGAGTATGGACTGATCGACTGA